The proteins below come from a single Eucalyptus grandis isolate ANBG69807.140 chromosome 3, ASM1654582v1, whole genome shotgun sequence genomic window:
- the LOC120291098 gene encoding lachrymatory-factor synthase-like, with the protein MESANIDPVASEMNQNQPKWQGQACADLAGPKADHIWPFLEDFFGLDKWFPTLATCTPVEGVSGQPGCVRYCAGFRTPVDRERDIGGGTEATLNWTKQKLLSIDPAKKMFSYSIVDSNVGFNSYVSKVRVMPKEDGCRMVWDYEVEPVSGWKPQDLDQFIGSGLRVMAERMKEALLGQANRSDSGADLI; encoded by the coding sequence ATGGAGTCCGCAAACATCGATCCTGTGGCTTCTGAGATGAACCAAAACCAACCAAAATGGCAAGGGCAAGCTTGTGCGGACTTGGCAGGTCCAAAGGCGGACCATATATGGCCCTTCTTGGAGGACTTCTTCGGCCTTGACAAGTGGTTCCCAACCCTTGCCACCTGCACCCCCGTCGAGGGTGTCTCGGGCCAACCTGGGTGCGTCCGCTACTGCGCCGGGTTCAGGACCCCAGTCGACCGGGAACGGGACATTGGTGGCGGCACCGAGGCAACCCTGAACTGGACGAAGCAGAAGCTGCTGTCAATCGACCCGGCCAAGAAGATGTTCAGCTATAGCATCGTAGACAGCAATGTCGGGTTCAACTCCTACGTCTCCAAGGTCCGAGTCATGCCTAAGGAAGACGGTTGTCGAATGGTGTGGGACTATGAGGTCGAGCCCGTGAGCGGCTGGAAACCCCAGGACCTGGACCAGTTCATTGGGTCGGGCTTGCGGGTCATGGCCGAGAGGATGAAGGAGGCTCTTCTTGGTCAAGCAAACCGATCGGATTCCGGAGCTGATCTCATCTGA